In Topomyia yanbarensis strain Yona2022 chromosome 2, ASM3024719v1, whole genome shotgun sequence, one DNA window encodes the following:
- the LOC131680766 gene encoding transmembrane protease serine 9-like, giving the protein MIHTAAHVVVLVFTITAVVAVSCDTELSYNSTCINPNQVAGRCILVRECHTVLAILRKETLTNDDVAFLYESECGKAEDKSLVCCPADSISVADASFGPVNRVDPGADDSDSGEKMTQWKLLPRPGECGTQPSYELFGANVTKLDEHPWTALIHFGIQPYETAFECGGILISSRYVLTAGHCVADSTKWTNLTVRLGEWDTESTVDCISIEDFNDFYCADPAIDIAVEKVFIHEQYTRQHRPQLNDIAVLRLAEPVNTTAWIRPVCLPQQQEPAKNAEHVYTLAGWGNNGCGYNSRYKIRSRLNALNQEQCKQHLPKGFRRTNDYLCTVPVNEGEKCHADSGGAVTSTKRVPKIGVVHEVEGLLNYMKECNSTRPVGIFTNVGQYLDWIVGKIEEYWSSCRTPVKEPGSCVLVADCNFIRQVLQKPILDNNDIRYVEASRCGTHQKKALVCCAKPTGSPPDTTTQPAVITRTNAEPLNPNRANLLPKSPVCGIQYSDRIVGGERTKIDEYPWTARIQHYDRRSNEYGFHCGGSLINELYVLTAAHCVVGIPKAWTVSGVRLGEWDTTTDPDCDSVDTSDCFDPVQDIQVERTIPHENFISSRTEVHNDIALLRLAQKAHYSDTVVPICLPLDGSFASRSYDTRKMFVAGWGQTEAERGSRYKLFVAVNGVSLQHCREQYPTANIDDRQICAGGEAGKDSCKGDSGGPLMDVVEYQGQVVYYLAGVVSFGRQCGMRDVPGVYTKVHQFVNWISNHIDP; this is encoded by the exons ATGATACACACAGCGGCACATGTTGTGGTGCTAGTATTTACCATCACTGCTGTTGTCGCAGTTTCGTGCGATACTGAAT TGTCCTACAATTCCACCTGCATCAACCCCAACCAGGTAGCTGGCCGGTGCATCCTGGTACGGGAGTGCCATACCGTTCTAGCGATCCTTCGGAAGGAAACCCTAACGAACGATGATGTTGCGTTCCTGTACGAGAGCGAATGTGGAAAGGCGGAGGACAAAAGTTTGGTCTGCTGTCCGGCTGATTCTATTAGCGTGGCGGACGCATCGTTTGGCCCCGTAAACCGAGTGGACCCTGGCGCCGACGATAGTGACAGCGGGGAGAAAATGACGCAGTGGAAACTGTTGCCTCGCCCAGGCGAGTGTGGGACACAACCGAGCTACGAACTGTTCGGTGCAAATGTGACTAAATTAGATGAGCATCCTTGGACGGCGTTGATACACTTTGGGATTCAGC cATACGAAACGGCTTTCGAGTGTGGTGGAATTCTTATCAGTTCTCGGTACGTTCTAACGGCCGGTCACTGTGTAGCCGATAGCACCAAATGGACCAA TTTAACCGTTCGCCTTGGAGAATGGGATACGGAATCAACCGTCGATTGTATCTCAATCGAAGATTTCAACGATTTCTACTGTGCCGATCCGGCGATTGATATTGCTGTTGAAAAGGTATTCATTCATGAGCAGTACACTCGCCAGCACCGTCCTCAGTTAAACGACATTGCGGTGCTGCGGTTGGCGGAACCGGTTAACACAACAGCATGGATACGACCGGTGTGTCTTCCTCAACAACAGGAACCGGCGAAGAATGCAGAGCATGTTTACACTCTTGCCGGCTGGGGCAACAACGGATGCG GTTACAATAGTCGGTACAAAATACGGTCAAGGCTAAATGCATTAAATCAGGAGCAGTGTAAGCAACATCTACCCAAGGGATTTCGACGAACCAATGATTATCTCTGCACGGTTCCGGTCAACGAGGGAGAGAAATGTCATGCCGATTCCGGTGGTGCTGTAACCAGTACGAAACGGGTGCCGAAAATAGGAGTAGTGCATGAAGTGGAAGGATTGTTGAACTACATGAAGGAATGCAACTCTACCCGTCCGGTGGGAATATTCACAAATGTCGGTCAGTATCTAGACTGGATTGTTGGTAAAATAGAGGAAT ATTGGTCCAGCTGTCGTACTCCCGTCAAAGAACCGGGCTCGTGTGTTCTGGTAGCAGATTGCAACTTCATACGACAGGTTCTACAGAAACCTATTCTAGACAATAATGACATCCGGTACGTCGAAGCGAGTCGCTGCGGGACACATCAGAAGAAGGCACTGGTTTGCTGTGCCAAACCTACCGGTTCTCCACCGGATACGACCACACAACCGGCTGTGATCACCCGCACCAATGCGGAACCGTTAAACCCAAATCGAGCAAATTTGCTGCCAAAATCCCCCGTTTGTGGGATTCAGTATAGCGATCGGATCGTAGGAGGTGAACGAACCAAAATTGACGAATATCCGTGGACGGCTCGGATTCAGCACTACGACAGACGCA GCAATGAGTACGGCTTCCACTGTGGCGGATCATTGATCAATGAGCTGTACGTGCTGACTGCGGCTCATTGCGTGGTGGGCATTCCCAAGGCTTGGACGGT ATCCGGAGTCCGTCTGGGAGAATGGGATACCACCACCGATCCGGACTGTGATTCCGTCGATACGAGCGACTGCTTCGACCCGGTGCAGGACATCCAGGTGGAGCGCACGATTCCGCACGAAAATTTCATCAGCAGCCGGACGGAAGTTCACAACGACATTGCCTTGCTGAGGTTGGCGCAAAAGGCCCACTACTCGGACACTGTGGTACCGATTTGTCTACCGTTGGACGGTAGCTTCGCTAGTCGGTCGTACGATACGCGTAAAATGTTCGTTGCCGGTTGGGGTCAAACCGAAGCAGAGCGGGGTAGTCGGTACAAGCTGTTCGTGGCAGTAAACGGAGTGTCGCTGCAACACTGCCGAGAGCAGTATCCAACGGCAAACATCGACGACCGGCAGATCTGTGCCGGAGGGGAGGCCGGTAAggattcttgcaaaggtgactCTGGTGGGCCACTGATGGATGTGGTTGAGTACCAGGGACAGGTTGTCTATTACCTGGCCGGAGTGGTCAGCTTTGGCCGACAGTGTGGTATGAGGGATGTTCCTGGTGTGTATACGAAGGTGCATCAATTTGTGAACTGGATCTCGAACCACATTGATCCGTAG